A genomic region of Rhipicephalus sanguineus isolate Rsan-2018 chromosome 3, BIME_Rsan_1.4, whole genome shotgun sequence contains the following coding sequences:
- the LOC119388404 gene encoding cathepsin B, which produces MVPSFVEPLSEEMINFINNINTTWKAGRNFDENVPLSYVKKLMGVRPDSSKYRLPLHYHEEIPDDLPESFDAREYWSHCSSIHLIRDQSACGSCWAFAAAESISDRICIHTNGRVQVNISAEDLVACCHSCGNGCDGGDTAAAWQYYKDEGIVTGGLYGTEDGCQPYSLPPCQPNCSHAEPTPKCEHVCRKGYEKSYNEDKHFAKKVYRILKDETQIKTDIYKNGPVEATFLVFADFPSYKSGVYQHHSDEFLGIHAIRILGWGTEDGVPYWLVANSWNVGWGDKGYFKIRRGKDECGIEEAIDAGIPKEDV; this is translated from the exons ATGGTGCCGTCGTTCGTGGAGCCACTGTCGGAAGAAATGATCAACTTCATCAACAATATCAACACGACGTGGAAG GCCGGCAGGAACTTTGACGAGAACGTTCCCCTCAGCTACGTCAAGAAGCTGATGGGCGTCCGCCCTGACAGCAGCAAGTACAGGCTCCCGCTTCATTACCACGAGGAGATTCCCGATGACCTGCCGGAATCTTTCGACGCCCGTGAATATTGGTCCCACTGTAGCAGCATCCACCTCATCCGGGATCAGTCGGCGTGCGGATCTTGTTGG GCATTCGCAGCTGCAGAGTCAATTTCTGACCGAATCTGCATCCACACGAACGGCAGGGTACAGGTCAACATTTCGGCCGAGGATCTCGTCGCATGCTGCCATAGCTGCGGTAATGG GTGCGACGGTGGGGACACTGCAGCGGCGTGGCAATATTACAAGGACGAAGGTATCGTGACCGGAGGCCTGTACGGCACTGAAGACGGCTGCCAGCCCTACAGCCTTCCACCGTGCCAGCCGAACTGCTCTCACGCGGAACCAACGCCAAAGTGTGAGCACGTTTGCCGCAAGGGCTACGAGAAGAGCTACAACGAGGACAAGCACTTCG CAAAGAAAGTCTACAGAATACTCAAGGATGAGACGCAGATCAAGACTGACATATACAAGAACGGCCCTGTAGAAGCCACTTTTCTCGTTTTCGCCGATTTTCCATCCTACAAAAGCG GGGTTTATCAACACCACAGCGATGAGTTTCTGGGAATCCACGCCATCAGAATTCTCGGCTGGGGCACCGAAGACGGCGTGCCTTATTGGCTCGTGGCAAACTCTTGGAACGTAGGCTGGGGTGACAAAG GCTACTTCAAGATTCGTCGTGGAAAGGACGAATGCGGCATCGAGGAGGCCATCGACGCTGGCATTCCCAAGGAAGACGTGTAG